Genomic segment of Mycolicibacterium sarraceniae:
TCACCCGATCACTTGCCGAGGAATGGGGACCGAAAGTGCGAGTCAACTGTTTGGCGCTGGGGCCGACGATGACCGACAACTTCAAATCGTTCGTGCTACCCAAGGACGACCCGACGGGGGAGAGGTACTTCCACGCCGTGCCGATGAATCGGGCCGGTGAGCCCGCCGAGGTGGGCCGTGCGGTTGTCTTTTTATGCGGTGGCACAGCCGATTTCATCAACGGCACCACTATCGAGATAGACGGAGGAATGATGCCTGGCGTGCTGTACGAGGCAGGGCTTAAGACCATTACGGACCTGCTGTGAATCGGGTGATTCAGTTCGCCACCGGTAATGTCGGCAAGCATGCCCTGCCGATGATCATCGAGCGGCCCGACCTGCAGCTTGTCGGGTTACACGCCCACGGCGCCGACAAGGTGGGTCGCGACGCCGCACAAATCTGCGGGCTATCCGAGCCCACCGGCGTCATCGCCACCAACGATATCGACGCGCTGGTGGAGCTGGGCGCCGACTGCGTGGTCTACACCTCGCAGGCCGAGATGCGGCCGCAACGAGCCATCGCCGAGATCTGCCGTTTCCTGCGGGCCGGCACCAACGTCGTCGGCACGTCGATGGTGTGGCTGGTCGCCCCGTACCACGCCGACGCGTGGATTCGCGATCCGCTGGCCGCGGCCTGCGCAGAAGGTGGCACCTCGCTGTACATCAACGGCGTCGACCCCGGCTATTCCGGTGACAGCCTGGTCTACACCGCGCTGACCCTCGCCGGGCGGGCCACCGCGGTCACGGTGTCAGAGATCTGCGACTACGGAAGCTACGATGATGCCGAATTCACCGGTGTCAGTTTCGGTTTCGGCACCACGCCAGACCACACCCCGATCATGTTCGCCCCCGGCGTGTTGTCCTCGCTGTGGGGAGGGCAGGTCCGCTCGCTGGCCGAGGTTCTTGGGGTCACCCTCGACGAGGTGCGCGAGCGGCACGAAAGCTGGGTGACGCCCGAGCCGATCGACTGCACGATGATGAGCGTGGCGCCCGGGCATGTGGCCGCCGTCCGCTTCGCGGTCGAGGGCATCCGCGACGGGCAACCGGTGATCACCATGGAGCACGTCAACCGGCTCACCCCGGTGACCGCACCGCACTGGCCCTACCCGCCGGACGGCCGACTCGGTGTGCACCGGGTGGTCGTCCACGGCAACCCGGGGGTCGAGATCAACACCCACCTCGGCCTCGGCGGTGTCGACCACAACGACGGCGGAGTGATCTCCACCGCCGCACGCGCGGTCAACGCGATCGACGCGGTATGTGCCGCACCGCCAGGTGTCTTGTCCGTCAAGGACTTGCCGACCGCACACGCTGACACGGTGATGTGGTGACGTGACGAAGATTGCGCCGCGCCGCCCACCTGGCGGCAGCCAGCTGCGTGCCGACCGGACCCGCGAGGCGGTTCTGGACGAGACGGTGCGCTGCGTGGTGGAGGAGGGCTTCGCCGCGGCCAGCGCCAAGCACATCGCGGAACGAGCCGGGGTGACCTGGGGTGTGGTGCAGTACCACTTCGGCGATCGCGACGCCCTGTTGATGGCCGTCGTCGATCGGGGATTCACCGAAATGCTCGAGTTGCTGCGCAGCTTGCCGCCCCCGTCACCGACGCAAACCCACCGCAAACGGGTCGAGCTGGTGGTGCACGCCGCCTGGCAGGCGTTCTCCAGCCCGACGTCGCGCGCCTCGCTGGAGATCCTCATCGGCACCCGAGCGATGCGAGATAAACGAGCGACTCGCCATCTCGTCGAGTTGCAAAGGGCCATAACCAATTTGAGTGGTGATATCGCCGAGGGGCTGGACAGCCCACACGCGGCGGCCATCGGGGATCTGATCTGGGCCACCATGCGCGGTCTGGTGATCACGCAACTGGTGATGGCGGGCCCGATGCGCAACAGCCGAGAACTGACCGCGCTGGTCGACGTGATCTGCTCATACCTCGATCGACATGGGCAAACGCAATGCTTACCAAGCACAGTCACAGTTAGGTCATAGGCCTGCGGCCAATCGGCGCGCCTGAGTGACATTCGTTGTGCGCCGTGGTGATCATGGCTGAATGACTGCACCACTGGGTATCTCCGTGGGCGCAACCAGCCTGGTTGCCGCCCGAGCTGGGGACCCCCCGTTCATCTGCCCCGCCGAGTTGGTGCTTGGCGATCAGGTGTGGACCGGTTTTGTCGAGCGGGTCGGCGACCCGTCGCCGCTGGTCGGCGAGGGCGGGGTCGTCTACCGCGCCGAACAGCTGCTGGCCCTAGCCCTGTCCGCGCTCGCTGATGCCGCGGGCGCCGGTCTCGCTGCGGTGGCGGCCGTGGCGGTTCCCGCCCACTGGGGGCCGGGCCGTCGCGATGCGCTGCGTGAGGCCATGTGGCGCCTGCCCGCGCTGGCCGGTGTCGCGGCACCGCCGCTTCTGGTGTCGGACTCGACTGCCGCGCTGCGCTCGCTGCAGAGCGATCCTGGACTGCCGCGCCACGGAGTGGTCGTGGTATGCGGTATCGACGCCGACGACAGCTCGGTGACTGTGGCAGACGCCGGTGCCGACTACCGCCAGATCGGTGAGACCGTGCATCGGCCTGGCCTGCCCGCCGATTTCGCGGCGTTCATCGATGACGCTCTGAACCAGGCCAGGGTCTCCCGCGAAACCATCAGCGCCGTCGCCGCAATCGGTGATGGCCAGGGAATAGCTGTTGTCGCTCAACAAATCTCGAGCCATCTGCAGCTTCCGGTCACTGTGTCGGCGCACCCGCAGCTCGACGCGGCATTGGGTGCGGGCCTGGCCGCCGCCCGACAGCTGGCGGCTGACGCGCCGACCGGTTTGGCGCCCGCGCCGCTGATCGCGGACGTGGGCCCGCAGTCGCAGACCATGGCCGCCGCCCTGGCCTGGTCGAGTGACGACACCCCCGATGAGCCACTCCCGCAAGACCAGTCCTATGCCTACAACGACTTCGACTATCGCGGTTACGGGGATGACCAGACCGACGACGAGCTGTCCATCCTGGGCGGTGACCCACCCGCCCGGCCCGAGTCGGGCCTGACTCGCAGCGTGCCGCTGCTGCTTGGCGGTGCCGCAGCGGTCGCGGCCGTGGCCGTCGGCGGTTTCGCTTACACCCTCACCGGCACCAGCACTCCCGACACCCCGACCACCCAATCGGTGAACCCGGCGCCGGCGACCCCCGTCACCGCGGTGACCCCGGTGCAGCAGAGTCCTGCAGTGCCACCACCGGTGCCGACCGAGACCGTCACGATGACCAATCCGCCGATCCAGACCATCACTGAGCAGGCGCCGCCACCTCACACCACCATCGTGACTGTGGAACCGACGACCACGACCACGACCACGACAACAACGACGACGCCGCCGACGACCACCACGACGACAACAACGACCACGACGACTCCGACCACGACGACGCCGACGACCACCACCATGGAGTGGGACACCACGACGACGCGAAAGCCGTTGATCCCCGGGCTGCCCCCGCCACCGCACATCCCGGGGCTGCCGCCGCTGCCAAACCTCAACGTGAGCTGAGCGGCTCGATTCCGACAACCCGCAGCTAGACGGGTGATGTGTGGGACGCCACAGCTGATTTCACGCGCTCAAGCGCGGTGAAGCCGTTTGCGCCGGCCCGTTGACGGGAAGACGAGATCAAGGCCAGCGGGGAATCTCCCCAACACGCTCTACGGGCGTGGCGCCACACCGAGAGGAAAACCGATATGGGCGAGCACAATAGCGGACCGGAAGAAGCCATCAAGGGCATCGTCGAAGGTGTCAAGGGTAAGGCCAAGGAAGTCGTCGGCGCCGTCACCGGCCGCGATGATCTCCAGCGCGAGGGGCAGGCCCAGCAGGACAAGGCCGATGCTCAGCGTGAGGCTGCGCAGAAGGAAGCAGAGGCCGAGAGCGCCCGCGCCGCCGCGAAGGTGAGCGAAGCGCGCGAAAAGGCTGAGCAGAACTAATAACTCACAGTCAACAAGCCCGGCACCCGATACGGTGCCGGGATTGTTGACGTTGTTGCGGCTGAGGGCGCAGAACCTTTGCGATCACGCAACGCAGATCTGGGGTAGACGCCTGGTGGCGCTGATGATCCCAGTGGCAACGTCACTGGAGAGCGGGGTAGTCAGCCACCGGATGACGCCAATGCGCCTCGATCACTGTGACATTCGGCCAGAACGAAGGCCATCTCGTAGATGTGACTATCTGCGGGGATGGTGGCCGGCGCCGACAGCATCGATGACATGGCCCTGTTGCGCCACGGCGCGATGGGCACCCTCTTCGAGCGCCCGTATGCGCCCTCGACGCTGGGGTCGTACCGAACCGATCTACGAGCGCGCTGCCGCCAGGACGGCGGCCAGGCAATCCGGCAGCGCTTTCACGTCATTGTGTGCGGGGATGACGATCACTTTCCGACAACCACCGTCACGCCCGCCGTGGCCCGATCGCCCGTAACGCCGTGGGGCCGGCGAACGCCGAAGCGTTTGTCAGCATTGCCATCACGACGATCCTGCTGACCCGGCTCTATCTCAGGCTCACTGGCTACCCGCAAATCGGCGGCGGCCGGCCGCTTCGCGCGCATGAATGCCTGGCGTCGGCCGCCTCGATCGCCGCTGACAGAATGGCTCGCGGCTGTGGCCGCTGCGCTTTCTGCGAAGCGCGGCGCTGACGTTCACGCTTCTCAGCGCCCTCGTCCACTTCGCCACTGAGGGATTCGCGGCCCTGATCACACTGTCGATCGGCCTGTTCGGCTTGGCGATCCTGGCCTATCAACTCGACGTCGCCGCGGGCAAGGCCATGCCGGGGACCGGCAGCACAACCCGACTCAACGCCGATTCGCTTGTGCCGCTTCGATGATCTTGGCGGCCACCTCCGCCAGCGGAACATTGGCATTGCGCGACAGTTGGCGCAGCATCTCGAATGCCTGATCGGCGTCCATCGAGTAGCGCTCCATGATCATGCCTTTGGCTTGCCCGATGATGTCGCGACTGGCCAGCGCCTCCTGGAACTGCGACTCGCGCCGAGCCGCTTCGCACACCAGCGCCACGTGGTCGGCGAACAGCGAACCCAGCTGCCGGGTGCGTTCGCCGAACGCATGGGGGCGTTCGGCAAACACGTTCAGCGTCCCCATGGATTCGCCGTTCACGAACAGTGGGAAGCCCATGATGCTGCGCACCGGTGTGCTGTCCAGGGCTTCGGCGCGAAACCTCGGCCAGCGGGTCTCAAGCGTCAGGTCTTCGACGTGAACGGGGTGGGGCTGCCGACTCGAGGACACGCAGGGGCCCTCCCGGTGGCGGCGCTGGATTGCATCGATGCGTTCCGCCCACGGATGCGTTGATGCGGGAGTGTCGATGCCGTACTGGCCAGATGTCACCGTGACGTTCACGTAGTCGGCACCGGGTAATTCGGCCGCCGCATGGTGGGCGATCTCGGCGATTCGACTGGCGGTATCCGGAGGTAGGGCACCATGGTCGGCCGGCATGGTTCAGCCCATACCCATCGCCGGGCCAAGCCCAACCTTCACACCACCGACAAATAGCGCCGGGTGATCACCCGCTGAACGATCGAGGCGACCGGTGCCCCGATCTGGCTCCACCACGTCGCGGGCGTGGAGAACGCCACCACCTCGGCATGCACGGATTCATCGGCGGGCTCGAAGCGCACCCCGAACATCTCCTCCCCGGACACTGCGTGGCCGGGGAGGCTGCCGTACGCGAACCCCCGGCGATGGGGCTCATCGACCACATAGACCACACGGCAGGGCGCGGAAAAGGGCCCCAGCCGGCCCAGCACGTCGGTGCCGACCTGCGCCACCTCGGTGGTCGCGGTGACCCGCAGCCCCGCTCCGCGCAACATTGCGTACCGCATCACCGCGTCGGCCGCCTGCTCGAACCGGGCCCGGCCGTCGCCGATCCGCGAGGACAGCCGCACATGGTGATAGCCGGCGGGCAGGTCCGCTGCGGTCGCGCCTACCTCGGTATAGGTCAACGGGCGGCTGGCCAGGTCGCTGAGCTTCACGGCCTCCACCCTCTCATCTGCCTCATCTGTTTGCGTACTGTCGAGGTAAGCCGCCGGTGTGCGGCGGCATACGGTAACCAGGTGGCAGAGGACATGACGGCGATCAACGAAGCCGTGGCGGCGCTCCATCCAGGCGGTGGATTCAATCCGCCGGCGCCGACGACCAAAGGCGGCCCCGACTACGGCCGGTTCGTCGAAGCCGTTAGAGATCTGCAGGACCGGGCGCGGGCCGTGGACGCGCCCGACCAGGTGATCACCCGAGCAGCCGAGCTGCTGGAGCAGGCGTCGGCACTGCTGACGCCCTACGACGCCGACGAGTGGTCCACCCCATCAGGCCGACGGATGGACCTGCCGATGCGTGGCAGCATCGTGACCGTCCCCAACGACACGCAGGTCGGCGAGGACGGGCGGCTGCGCGGCTGGGTCCGCTTCCGGCGCTACCACCTGGGCCGCAACGGGGCTGTGCACGGTGGGTTCATCGCCCATCTCTTCGACTCGGTGCTGGGCAAGACGTCGTTCCTAGTGACCGGCGGGCCGTACCAGCGCACCGCCTATCTGCACGTCAACTACCGCAAGATCGTGCCCATCGAGAAAGAACTCCAGATCGACGCCGGGATGCTGCGCATCGAGGGCCGCAAGATCTTCGTCGACATCCGGCTCTGCGACGGTGATGACCTGCTCGCCGACGGGGAAGGGCTGTTCGTGACGCTCAAACCGGGGCAGCCATGAGGCGGTGGCGGCACGCGTGGGCGCACCGGCGGGACCGGCTGCGGGAGCGTCCGGTCGCCGATTTCGCGTACCGGGTCGTGGTGGGTGTCGTCGGGCTGGTCGTGCTGCTGGTCGGGATCATCGCGATCCCGTACCCCGGTCCCGGCTGGGCGATCGTGTTCGTCGGGCTGGCGATCCTGGCCACGGAGTTCTACTGGGCGCATCGCACCCTGACGTTCACCCGCGACCGTTACGACAGTGCGATGGCGTGGTTCCGCGGGCAGGGCTGGTTTGCGCAGGCGTTGGGCGCGGTGTTCACGGCCGCCGTGGTGGTGGCCACGCTGTGGCTGGTCGGTGCGGTGGGCTGGTCGGCTGGACTGCTGGGCTTCGACCATCCCGCGTTGGACAGCCCCATCGGCCTCGGCGCCTGACCAGCACCCCGATAGCATGGTCGCGTCCGACGCGAGCACGTGCGGCGGTCGTCGATGTCCCCATCAGCCGAAAGAGGCCAGCAATGAGCGCCCCTGCACACCCCGCCCCGGTAGCCCCGATCCGGGTGCCCGCCGGGACTACCGCGGGCGCTGCGGTGCGCGACGCGGGACTGCCTGGCCGCGGTGAGCCCGGCGCGATCATCGTCGTGCGCGACGCTGAGGACAAGCTGCGCGACCTGAGCTGGACGCCGGAGGCCGATGTCGAGGTCATCCCGGTCCCCGCCGACACCGACGAGGGTCGCAGTGTCATCCGGCATTCGGCCGCCCACGTGCTGGCCCAAGCCGTGCAGGAACTCTTCCCGCAGGCCAAGCTGGGCATCGGCCCGCCGATCACCGACGGCTTCTACTACGACTTCGACGTTCCGGAGGCGTTCACGCCCGAGGACCTCGAGGCGCTGGAGAAGCGGATGCGCAAGATCGTCAAGGACGGTCAGCTGTTCTCCCGGCGGGTCTACGAGTCGAAGGACGAAGCTCGACTCGAACTTTGCCACGAGCCCTACAAGCTCGAACTGGTCGACGACAAGTCCGGCGATGCTGACATCATGGAAGTCGGCGGTGACGAGCTGACCGCCTACGACAACCTCAATCCCCGCACCCGCGAACGTATTTGGGGCGACCTGTGTCGGGGACCGCACATCCCCACCACCAAAGACATCCCCGCCTTCAAGCTCACTCGCAGCTCGGCCGCCTACTGGCGCGGCGACCAGAACAACGCCAGCCTGCAGCGCATCTACGGCACCGCGTGGGAGTCGCAGGAGGCGCTGGACCGCCATCTGGAGCTGATCGAGGAAGCCCAGCGCCGCGACCACCGCAAGCTCGGGGTCGAATTGGATCTGTTCAGCTTCCCCGACGAATTGGGTTCTGGCCTACCAGTTTTCCATCCCAAGGGCGGCATCATCCGGCGCGAGCTGGAGGACTATTCGCGTCGCAAACATGAGCAGGCCGGGTACGAGTTCGTCAACACTCCACACATCACCAAGGAACAGCTCTACATCACCTCGGGGCACCTGGAGTGGTATGCCGACGGCATGTTCCCGGCGATGCACATCGATGCCGAGTTCGACGAGGACGGCAAGCTGCGCAAGCCCGGGCAGAACTACTACCTCAAGCCGATGAACTGCCCCATGCACCACCTGATCTACCGGTCGCGGGGGCGGTCGTATCGCGAACTTCCGTTGCGGCTCTTCGAATTCGGCTCGGTGTACCGCTATGAGAAATCCGGTGTGGTGCACGGCCTGACCCGGGTGCGCGGGATGACCCAGGACGACGCGCATGTCTACACCACCCGCGAGCAGATGCGCGAAGAGTTGGCCTCGCTGCTGCGCTTCGTGCTCGACCTGCTCGCCGATTACGGCCTCGACGATTTCTATCTGGAACTCTCGACCAGGAACCCGCAGAAGTCCGTCGGCTCCGATGAGATGTGGGATGAAGCCACCGAGACCTTGCGGGAGGTCGCCGAGGCATCCGGGCTGCAGCTGGTCCCCGACCCGGGCGGTGCGGCGTTCTACGGGCCCAAGATTTCCGTTCAGGTCAAGGACGCGCTGGGTCGCAGCTGGCAGATGTCGACCATCCAACTCGACTTCAACATGCCTGATCGCTTCGAGCTCGAATACACCGCCGCCGACGGCACGCGGCAGCGCCCGGTGTTGATCCACCGCGCGCTGTTCGGCTCGATCGAAAGGTTCTTCGGAGTGCTCACCGAGCACTACGCGGGTGCCTTCCCGGTGTGGCTGGCCCCGGTGCAGGTGGTGGGTGTTCCCGTCGCCGATGGCCACGTGGAGTATCTGGAAGACGTTGCTGCCGAGCTGAAATCGCGCGGAGTTCGGGTCGAGGTCGACAGCAGCGACGATCGGATGGCCAAGAAGATCGTCAATCACACCAACCAGCGGGTGCCGTTCATGCTGCTGGCAGGTGACCGCGACGTCGAAGCCGGTGCGGTGAGCTTCCGGTTCGGCGACCGCACCCAGATCAACGGGGTGCCCCGAGCTCAGGCCGTCGCGACGATCACGAAGTGGATTGCCGACCGCGAGAATGCCATCCCCACAGCCGAACTGGTGAAGGTTGACGGTGTCTGACGAAGCAGACGCGATCACGGACCGGGGCGTCGGGCAGCCCGACCGTCTGCAGCGGCTGTGGACCCCGCACCGGATGAGCTACATCCTGGACGTACCGGTGCAGAAGAAGTTGTCGGAACCGTCGCGCCCGTTCACCGACATTCCGACCCTGCCGGACGAGGACGGACTGGTGGTCGCCCGCGGTGAGCAGGTCTACGTCGTGCTCAACCTCTACCCGTACAACCCCGGCCATCTGATGGTGGTGCCGTATCGCCAGGTGTCGGAGCTGGAGGATCTCACCCTGGCGGAGAGTGCCGACCTGATGGCCTTCGCCCAGAAGGCGATTCGCGTCATCAAATCGGTGTCGAGCCCGGACGGGTTCAACGTCGGACTGAACCTCGGCAAGTCCGCCGGTGGTTCGCTGGCCGAGCACCTGCACATGCATGTGGTGCCGCGCTGGGCCGGCGACGCCAACTTCATCACGGTGGTCGGTGAAACCAAAGTCATCCCGCAGCTGCTGCGTGACACCCGCAAGCTGCTGGCCGACGAATGGGCCGGCCAGCCGTGAGCGACTTCTACCTGATGACCCGCGCGGCCTACGCCAAGCTGAGCGGACCGGTAGCCAAGGGCGCGTTGAAGATCGGGCTGACCCCCGACATGGTGACGATCATCGGCACCGCGGGTTCGGTGCTGGCCGCGCTGATCATGTTCCCGATCGGCCAGCTGTGGTGGGGATCTGTCGCGGTCTTCGTCTTCGTGCTCGCCGACATGCTCGACGGCGCGATGGCGCGCGAACGCGGCGGCGGAACGCGGTTCGGTGCGGTTCTGGACGCGACCTGTGACCGGATCAGTGACGGCGCGATCTTCTGCGGGTTGTTGTGGTGGGTGGTGTTCAGCCTGCACAGCTCGTCGCTGGCGGTGGCCACGATGATCTGCCTGGTGACCTCGCAGGTGATTTCCTACGTCAAGGCCCGTGCCGAGGCCAGCGGGCTCGACGGTGGCGGCGGGCTCATCGAGCGCCCCGAGCGGCTGATCATCGTCCTGGTCGGTGCCGGATTCTCGGACCTGCCGTTCTGCTCGCCGGTGGTGCTGCCCATCGCGATGTGGCTGCTGGCGGTGCTGAGCCTGGTGACGGTGGGTCAGCGGGTGCACTCGGTACGCAGCAGCCCCGGCGCGATGGACAAGATCGCGCCGGCCGGTCCGGCGCCCGCCGGTGATGAGCCGACAGGAACCGAGCAGTGATCAGCACACCGGGGCAGCTGTGGAACAGCGGTCGCAGCTGGCTGCCGAGCACAGCGAACATCAGCGATCTCGGCTATGCGGCCGGGTGGCGGGTGGTGCGGGCGTTGCCGGAGTTCGTGGCACGCAACGCGTTCGACGCGGGTGCCTGGTATGCGGCGCAGGGCGGCGGGCCTGGGCAGCTGCGCAAGAATCTGGCCCGGGTGATCGGCACCACGCCCGCCGACGTGCCAGATTCGCTGGTTCGTGCTTCGCTGGCCTCTTACGCCCGATATTGGCGGGAGGCATTCCGGTTGCCCACGATGGATCACGCCAAGTTGGGTACCGAGCTCGATAAAACCGCGTACGGCAAACAACATATGGAGGCCGCGCTGGCCGCCGGCCGCGGTGCGATCCTCGCGCTGCCGCACAGCGGCAACTGGGACATGGCCGGGGTCTGGCTGGTCCAGTTGAACGGGACCTTCACCACCGTCGCTGAGCGGCTCAAGCCCGAGTCGCTGTACCGGCGGTTCCTCGACTACCGCGAGAGTCTCGGCTTTGAGGTGTTGCCACTGACCGGTGGTGACCGGCCGGCCTACGAAATTCTGGTCGAACGGCTGCAAGCCAACCGGGTGGTCTGCCTGATGGCCGAACGAGACCTGAGCCGCTCGGGGGTACCCGTCGACCTGTTCGGAGAAGCCACCCGGATGCCCGCCGGTGCGGCCAAGCTCGCGCTGGATACCGGCGCGGCGCTGATCCCGGTGCACTCCTGGTACACCGATGACGGCTGGGTTGTCGATCTCTATCCGGAGTTGGATTGCTCCAGCCGCGACGTCGGCGTCATCACCCAAGCGCTGGCCGACCGGTTCGGCGCCAACATCGGCGAGCACCCTGAGGATTGGCACATGCTGCAGCCGCAGTGGTTGGCCGATCTGTCCGACGAAAAGCGTGCCCGCCTAGGGGACGACGGGACGAGCTGATGCGGATCGGGATGGTCTGCCCGTACTCGTTCGACGTGCCCGGCGGGGTGCAGTCGCACATCCTGCAACTTGCCGAGGTGATGCGCGCACGCGGCCACGAGGTCAGCGTGCTGGCGCCGTCGTCGCCGCATGTGCAACTGCCCGACTACGTCGTCTCCGGCGGTAAGGCGGTGCCGATTCCCTACAACGGTTCGGTCGCGCGATTGCGGTTCGGCCCGGCCACCCACCGGCAGGTGAAGAAATGGCTCGCGCGCGGTGAGTTCGACGTCCTGCATCTGCACGAACCCAATGCGCCCAGCTTGTCGATGCTGGCGCTGCAGGCCGCCGAGGGGCCGATCGTGGCGACATTTCACACATCGACCACAAAGTCGTTGACGCTCAGCGTGTTTCAGGGCATTTTGCGGCCGTTCCACGAAAAGATCATTGGCCGTATCGCGGTGTCCGATCTGGCTCGGCGCTGGCAGATGGAGGCGCTGGGCTCCGATGCCGTCGAGATTCCCAATGGAGTTGACGTGGCCGCCCTTAAGTCGGCACCGCGGCTGGACGGCTACCCGCGGCTGGGCAAGACCGTGCTGTTCCTCGGGCGCTTCGATGAGCCGCGCAAGGGGATGGCGGTGTTGGTGGGCGCGCTACCCGCGCTGGTGGACCGGTTCAATGACATCGAGATCCTGATAGTCGGGCGTGGGGATGAGGACGAGCTGCGCGACGAGTGCGGCGAGCTGGCGTCTCATCTGCGTTTCCTCGGGCAGGTCGACGACGAGGAGAAGGCGTCCGCGCTGCGCAGCGCGGACGTCTACTGCGCCCCGCACATCGGCGGCGAGAGTTTCGGCATCGTGCTGGTCGAGGCGATGGCCGCCGGTACCCCCGTGGTGGCCAGCGACATTGACGCGTTCCGGCGCGTGCTGCTCGACGGCAAAGCGGGCCGGCTGGTCCCTGTCGACGACTCCGAGGCGCTGGCGCAGGGACTGATCGAGGTGCTCGACAACGAGGCGCTGCGCAAGCGTTACGTGACGGCCGCCAATGTCGCGGTACGCCGCTACGACTGGCCGGTGGTGGCCGACCAGATCATGCGCGTCTACGAGACCGTGGCGGGCGCGGGGATGAAGGTCCAGGTGGCTGGTTCGGCGGGCCGGAGCGAAGCGACGCGGGAAAATAGCTGATGCATGCCGGGCTGTATTGGTCGTTGACGGCGGTACTGATCGTCGTGCTGGTCGTGAGCGCGCTGCTGGCTCTGCAAACCGCCAACCGGCTGGATCGGCTGCACATCCGCTACGACCTGTCGTGGCAGGCGCTGGACGGGGCGCTGGGCCGGCGCGCGGTCGTCGCGCGCGCCGTGGCCGCCGACACCTATCGCGGCCGTCCGGAGGGCAAACGACTGGCCGCCCTGGCCGGGGCGGCTGAACGCGCACCCCGGTCCGGCCGGGAAGCAGCCGAAAACGAGCTGTCGGCCGCGTTGGCCATGGTCG
This window contains:
- a CDS encoding phosphatidylinositol mannoside acyltransferase, translated to MWNSGRSWLPSTANISDLGYAAGWRVVRALPEFVARNAFDAGAWYAAQGGGPGQLRKNLARVIGTTPADVPDSLVRASLASYARYWREAFRLPTMDHAKLGTELDKTAYGKQHMEAALAAGRGAILALPHSGNWDMAGVWLVQLNGTFTTVAERLKPESLYRRFLDYRESLGFEVLPLTGGDRPAYEILVERLQANRVVCLMAERDLSRSGVPVDLFGEATRMPAGAAKLALDTGAALIPVHSWYTDDGWVVDLYPELDCSSRDVGVITQALADRFGANIGEHPEDWHMLQPQWLADLSDEKRARLGDDGTS
- a CDS encoding glycosyltransferase family 4 protein, whose product is MRIGMVCPYSFDVPGGVQSHILQLAEVMRARGHEVSVLAPSSPHVQLPDYVVSGGKAVPIPYNGSVARLRFGPATHRQVKKWLARGEFDVLHLHEPNAPSLSMLALQAAEGPIVATFHTSTTKSLTLSVFQGILRPFHEKIIGRIAVSDLARRWQMEALGSDAVEIPNGVDVAALKSAPRLDGYPRLGKTVLFLGRFDEPRKGMAVLVGALPALVDRFNDIEILIVGRGDEDELRDECGELASHLRFLGQVDDEEKASALRSADVYCAPHIGGESFGIVLVEAMAAGTPVVASDIDAFRRVLLDGKAGRLVPVDDSEALAQGLIEVLDNEALRKRYVTAANVAVRRYDWPVVADQIMRVYETVAGAGMKVQVAGSAGRSEATRENS